In a single window of the Nodularia spumigena CCY9414 genome:
- a CDS encoding NAD(P)H-quinone oxidoreductase subunit H codes for MARLETRTEPMVLNMGPHHPSMHGVLRLIVTLDGEDVVDCEPVIGYLHRGMEKIAENRTTVMYVPYVSRWDYAAGMFNEAVTVNAPEQLAGITVPKRASYIRVIMLELNRIANHLLWFGPFLADVGAQTPFFYQFREREMIYDLWEAATGYRMVNHNYFRVGGVAVDLPYGWVDKCLDFCDYLLPKVDEYERLVTDNPIFRRRVEGIGTISREQAINWGLSGPMLRASGVKWDLRKVDHYESYDDFDWDVQWETAGDCFARYVVRMREMRESVKIIRQAIKGLPGGPYENLEAKRMAAGKKSEWDAFDYQYIAKKVSPTFKMPKGEIYSRVESGKGELGIYLVGDDNGFPWRWKIRPADFNNLQIVPELLKGMKVADIVVILGSVDVIMGSVDR; via the coding sequence ATGGCAAGACTAGAAACCCGCACCGAACCAATGGTGCTGAATATGGGGCCGCACCACCCCTCCATGCACGGGGTTTTGCGGTTAATTGTCACATTGGATGGCGAGGATGTCGTTGATTGTGAACCGGTAATTGGCTATTTGCACCGGGGAATGGAAAAAATTGCCGAAAACCGGACTACTGTCATGTACGTCCCCTATGTGAGTCGGTGGGACTACGCCGCCGGGATGTTTAACGAAGCAGTCACCGTTAACGCTCCGGAACAATTAGCAGGTATAACTGTTCCCAAACGCGCCAGCTATATTCGCGTGATTATGCTGGAACTAAACAGAATTGCTAACCATTTACTCTGGTTTGGCCCTTTTCTCGCTGACGTAGGCGCACAAACTCCCTTTTTCTATCAATTTAGAGAACGGGAAATGATTTATGATTTATGGGAAGCTGCCACAGGCTACCGGATGGTAAACCACAACTATTTCCGCGTGGGTGGCGTAGCAGTTGATTTACCCTATGGGTGGGTAGATAAATGTTTAGATTTCTGTGACTACTTGTTACCCAAAGTTGACGAGTACGAACGTCTGGTAACAGATAACCCCATCTTCCGCCGTCGGGTGGAAGGGATTGGGACGATTTCCCGTGAACAAGCAATTAACTGGGGACTATCCGGCCCCATGTTACGCGCCTCTGGTGTGAAGTGGGATTTGCGGAAAGTTGACCACTACGAATCTTACGACGATTTTGATTGGGATGTACAGTGGGAAACTGCTGGTGATTGCTTCGCCCGTTACGTGGTGCGGATGCGAGAAATGCGCGAATCTGTGAAGATTATTCGCCAAGCAATTAAAGGACTACCAGGAGGCCCCTACGAAAACCTCGAAGCCAAGCGCATGGCTGCGGGGAAAAAATCAGAATGGGATGCCTTCGATTACCAATACATCGCTAAAAAAGTTTCACCTACGTTTAAAATGCCCAAAGGTGAAATCTATTCCCGTGTGGAAAGCGGTAAAGGTGAACTAGGTATTTATCTAGTAGGCGATGATAATGGTTTCCCTTGGCGTTGGAAAATTCGCCCAGCTGATTTCAACAATCTGCAAATTGTCCCCGAATTACTAAAAGGGATGAAGGTTGCAGATATTGTCGTGATTCTCGGCAGTGTTGACGTGATCATGGGATCTGTAGACAGATAA
- a CDS encoding serine/threonine-protein kinase: MLGNTLVGRYQIISHLGGGGFGETFVACDTHLPGLPQCVVKKLKPQATDPVNLDTARRLFDTEAQVLYKLGIHDRIPQLLAYFEENTEFYLVQEFIPGHNLSQELAPGKIFSQEEVISLIQEILSILEFVHQEKVIHRDVNPHNLLRREEDGKLVLIDFGAVKQIATQIINPKGETKSTVAIGTPGYLPGEQAQGTPKFSSDIYAVGIIAIQALTGLSATQLEVDIDTNEIIWQNQASVSPEFAQFIDKMVCYDFRQRYASATVALQALQDLMQLSSGTIVVSPPLGLNSGLSLKPDPPLKNFKLNKYKKAIFIKLSLAIFVIGASGIASVFIVNSINAHNAIALSEQGSTLFELQRYQDALAAYQEAVSISPDYVPGWNGQGKTLSQLKKYEEALAAYDQAIQIQPDYVEAWSGRGFVLRDLQRYPEAIASFDKALQLDNTAPEIWNAKGEIFRNLQQYNNAIQSYNQAIELQPNYYQAWYSKGLAFHNLKQYNDAINAYETAIEFKPDYGQAWYSLGNALFNLNRFDNALKAYDKAVQYRPKFYPAWFSRSNILIILRRYPQAIESFDQAIKHNPNDYQAWYSRGWALHQSQRYEEAIASYNKAAAIKRNDYQIWYNLGNSQYILQKYQQAIASYDKAVRYQTNHAESWYSRGNALLNLQRYKEAIDSYDQAIKYKPNYRQAINARNEAQKELSVDKPQPIIVPTIPNSED, from the coding sequence ATGCTGGGAAACACACTTGTTGGAAGATACCAAATTATTAGCCACTTGGGAGGTGGGGGATTTGGTGAAACTTTTGTGGCTTGTGATACTCACTTACCTGGATTACCTCAGTGTGTGGTCAAGAAACTCAAACCCCAAGCCACTGATCCAGTAAACTTGGATACGGCTAGGCGTTTATTTGATACGGAAGCACAAGTTCTGTATAAGTTAGGTATCCATGATCGCATTCCCCAACTTTTGGCGTACTTTGAAGAAAATACCGAATTTTATTTAGTACAGGAATTTATCCCAGGTCATAACCTGAGTCAAGAGTTAGCACCAGGTAAAATCTTCAGTCAAGAAGAGGTGATTTCTCTCATCCAGGAAATTTTGTCAATTTTAGAATTTGTTCACCAAGAGAAGGTGATTCACCGCGATGTTAATCCCCACAATTTACTCAGACGCGAAGAAGATGGTAAGTTAGTTTTAATTGATTTTGGGGCAGTTAAGCAAATCGCTACCCAAATAATTAACCCTAAAGGTGAAACTAAATCCACTGTTGCTATCGGTACTCCCGGATATTTACCCGGAGAACAAGCCCAAGGGACACCAAAGTTTAGCAGTGATATCTATGCGGTGGGGATAATTGCTATTCAAGCCCTTACAGGATTATCAGCAACCCAGCTAGAAGTCGATATTGATACCAATGAAATTATCTGGCAAAATCAGGCCAGTGTGTCGCCAGAATTTGCCCAATTTATTGATAAAATGGTTTGTTATGATTTCCGACAGCGCTATGCTTCGGCAACTGTGGCATTGCAAGCGCTGCAAGATTTAATGCAACTGTCATCTGGGACTATAGTTGTGAGTCCCCCCTTGGGATTAAATTCTGGTTTGTCACTCAAACCCGACCCGCCACTGAAAAATTTTAAATTAAATAAGTACAAAAAAGCTATATTTATTAAGCTATCATTAGCAATATTTGTGATTGGCGCTAGTGGAATAGCATCTGTATTTATTGTTAATAGTATTAATGCTCATAATGCGATCGCACTATCGGAACAAGGAAGCACACTGTTTGAATTACAGCGCTATCAAGATGCCCTTGCAGCTTATCAAGAGGCTGTGAGTATTAGTCCCGATTATGTCCCCGGATGGAATGGTCAAGGTAAAACACTGTCGCAATTAAAAAAGTATGAGGAAGCTCTAGCAGCATACGACCAAGCCATTCAAATTCAGCCAGATTATGTAGAAGCATGGAGTGGTCGCGGTTTTGTGTTGCGAGATTTACAACGCTATCCTGAAGCGATCGCATCTTTTGACAAAGCCTTACAATTAGATAATACTGCGCCAGAAATATGGAATGCCAAAGGCGAAATTTTTAGGAATTTACAGCAATATAATAACGCCATTCAATCTTATAACCAAGCTATAGAACTGCAACCGAATTATTATCAAGCTTGGTATAGTAAGGGGTTAGCATTTCATAACTTAAAGCAATACAATGATGCCATTAACGCCTATGAAACAGCTATTGAATTCAAGCCAGATTATGGTCAAGCTTGGTATAGTTTAGGCAATGCTTTATTTAATTTAAATCGCTTTGACAACGCTTTAAAAGCTTATGATAAAGCAGTACAATACAGACCAAAATTTTATCCAGCTTGGTTTTCTAGAAGTAATATTTTAATTATTTTAAGACGCTATCCACAAGCAATTGAATCATTTGATCAAGCAATTAAACATAATCCCAATGACTACCAAGCATGGTATAGTCGGGGTTGGGCATTGCATCAAAGCCAACGTTATGAAGAAGCCATAGCATCTTATAATAAAGCCGCAGCGATTAAAAGAAATGATTATCAAATTTGGTATAATTTGGGAAATTCTCAATATATTTTACAGAAATATCAACAAGCGATCGCATCCTACGATAAAGCCGTTCGTTATCAAACCAATCATGCTGAAAGTTGGTATAGCAGAGGCAATGCTTTATTGAATTTGCAACGATATAAAGAAGCAATAGACTCCTATGATCAAGCTATAAAATATAAGCCGAATTATCGACAAGCAATTAACGCCCGTAACGAAGCCCAAAAAGAATTATCAGTTGATAAACCACAGCCGATAATCGTACCAACTATTCCCAATTCTGAAGACTAA
- a CDS encoding serine/threonine-protein kinase — translation MNHHMIGKVLQGRYQIFQSLGAGVFGQKYIAIDGEHPDKVKCVIKHLQTSSCSPSDLNALRLCFLKETVTLDFLGSHPQIPQLISCFEEHEQFYLVQEFVDGHSLSAELPINQYWGCIWTENEVVELLVNVLEILEFVHSQGVIHCNIKPENLIRRTFDAKLVLSDFSFIQSVDVGEYAEFPIYQTPVTSMGYIAPEQFIGQIQPSSDIYALGMIAIQALTGLKPLELKVDTKTNEIIWRTQDISVDDYLAAVLSQMIRYDYQERFQSAGEVLYILNQMIRESKIQPMTETPHEVDENNTPQGDDTQQELTFGQLPSLLTGMRVGLAANSLLMGLGVYSVVNNYPAYSETETLYQATEEYQAGDLQKALALAKSIPTHSNIYPEAQATIEEWQHQWHLAAEQYQLAAQAFDEGRWSDVLGISPKVPDILYWQSKVDKLVQQSQVNIETQTENLLAKAYEKALARDFSTAIEYLRQIPQESAAGALVQKKLAEYNQKQQIRAAYFLHNAQMKASRGDFNGAVKFLRRIHRNTPVYAQAQAKLNEYTQQSQLKTQTKNVALNLSPAKNESFHPGNQLQEVNIR, via the coding sequence ATGAACCACCACATGATCGGTAAAGTATTACAAGGACGTTACCAAATCTTTCAAAGCCTGGGTGCTGGGGTTTTTGGACAAAAATATATCGCCATAGATGGGGAACACCCAGATAAAGTTAAATGTGTGATTAAACACCTTCAAACTAGCAGTTGTTCCCCCAGCGACTTAAACGCTTTACGATTATGCTTTCTCAAAGAAACAGTCACCCTCGACTTTTTGGGAAGCCATCCCCAAATTCCCCAATTAATTTCTTGCTTTGAAGAACATGAGCAGTTCTATCTAGTACAAGAGTTTGTAGACGGACATTCATTGAGTGCAGAATTACCCATCAACCAATATTGGGGATGTATTTGGACTGAAAATGAAGTTGTGGAATTATTAGTAAATGTCTTAGAAATTTTAGAATTTGTTCACTCTCAAGGTGTTATTCATTGCAATATTAAACCAGAAAACTTGATCAGACGTACTTTTGATGCCAAGTTAGTTTTAAGTGACTTCAGCTTTATCCAGTCAGTTGATGTGGGCGAATATGCGGAATTCCCTATTTATCAGACTCCTGTCACCTCAATGGGGTACATAGCACCAGAGCAATTTATTGGACAAATACAGCCCAGCAGTGATATTTATGCTTTGGGTATGATTGCTATTCAGGCTTTAACAGGGCTAAAACCACTGGAATTAAAAGTCGATACTAAGACTAATGAGATTATCTGGCGTACTCAAGATATATCAGTTGATGATTATCTAGCTGCTGTTCTCAGCCAAATGATTCGCTATGATTACCAAGAACGCTTTCAGTCTGCGGGTGAGGTACTGTATATACTCAACCAAATGATCAGGGAAAGTAAAATTCAGCCCATGACTGAAACACCCCATGAGGTAGATGAAAATAACACCCCTCAAGGTGATGATACACAGCAGGAATTGACTTTTGGGCAATTACCTTCTTTACTTACAGGAATGAGGGTAGGTTTGGCGGCTAATTCTTTATTGATGGGATTGGGAGTATATTCTGTAGTTAATAATTATCCCGCATATTCCGAAACAGAAACTTTATATCAAGCCACAGAAGAATATCAAGCGGGGGATTTACAAAAAGCCCTGGCTTTAGCGAAATCAATTCCTACTCACAGCAATATTTATCCAGAGGCTCAAGCTACAATTGAAGAATGGCAGCACCAATGGCACTTGGCTGCGGAACAATACCAACTAGCTGCACAAGCTTTTGATGAGGGTAGATGGTCGGATGTGTTGGGTATTTCTCCGAAAGTACCAGATATTTTATATTGGCAATCTAAAGTAGATAAACTGGTACAGCAATCACAAGTTAACATCGAAACACAAACAGAAAATTTGTTAGCAAAAGCTTACGAAAAAGCCTTGGCTAGAGATTTTTCTACCGCTATAGAATATCTGCGTCAAATTCCTCAAGAAAGTGCTGCTGGTGCTTTAGTTCAAAAAAAATTAGCTGAGTACAATCAAAAGCAGCAGATTCGAGCGGCTTATTTTTTACATAATGCTCAGATGAAAGCATCTAGGGGGGACTTTAATGGGGCTGTAAAATTTCTCCGCAGAATTCATAGAAATACTCCGGTTTATGCTCAAGCTCAGGCTAAACTCAATGAATATACTCAACAATCGCAATTAAAAACTCAAACTAAAAATGTGGCGTTGAATTTATCACCTGCTAAAAATGAAAGTTTTCACCCAGGAAATCAACTGCAAGAGGTGAATATTCGTTAG
- a CDS encoding YcjF family protein — protein MPLSRIVTLIVGLIVILALSLWLIDSLSRLYWQLSYSPLLGNLLLLLLVLLIGGLVAAFVYYVLILQTGEKKSHRQRRRVTAAEIPAAKSDAASTTLQAVKQQVAQIQDEVARQALLSKSREIEVNLARGEIQVVVFGTGSAGKTSLVNAIMGRMVGQVNAPMGTTQVGETYCLRLKGLERKILITDTPGILEAGVEGTEREQLARELATSADLLLFVVDNDLRRSEYEPLRSLAEIGKRSLLVLNKTDLYTDEDKESILARLRQRVRGFIAPNDVVAIAGNPQPAQLETGEIFHPEPDIIPLLRRMAAILRAEGEDLVADNILLQSLRLGEEARNLIDVQRRRQADKIVDRFQWIGAGVVSVTPLPVVDLLATAAVNAQMVVEIGRIYGCELNMERGKELALSLGKTIASLGIVKGAIQLISTALQFHVATFVIGRAIQGVTVAYLTRIAGKSFIEYFRHDQDWGDGGMTEVVKEQFKLNRRDEFIKTFIQEAIARVVKPLTNNSEVIEQDQETES, from the coding sequence ATGCCTCTGTCGCGCATAGTGACGCTAATTGTTGGTTTAATTGTCATTTTGGCATTAAGCCTCTGGCTGATTGACTCTCTCTCTCGGCTTTACTGGCAGTTGTCTTATTCTCCACTGCTGGGCAATTTGCTGTTGCTATTGCTGGTTTTATTAATTGGGGGCTTGGTTGCAGCTTTTGTTTATTATGTATTAATTCTGCAAACTGGGGAAAAAAAATCGCACCGTCAACGCCGCAGAGTTACAGCCGCCGAAATTCCCGCCGCTAAATCTGATGCAGCTTCTACAACTCTCCAAGCTGTGAAGCAACAGGTAGCCCAAATTCAAGATGAAGTCGCCCGACAAGCTTTATTAAGTAAATCACGGGAAATTGAAGTAAATCTGGCACGGGGTGAAATTCAAGTCGTTGTATTTGGCACAGGAAGCGCTGGTAAAACTTCTCTGGTGAATGCGATTATGGGGCGGATGGTGGGTCAGGTAAATGCCCCAATGGGAACTACTCAGGTGGGGGAAACCTATTGTTTGCGGTTGAAGGGTTTAGAACGGAAGATTTTAATTACTGATACGCCGGGGATTTTAGAAGCTGGGGTAGAAGGAACGGAACGGGAACAGTTAGCGCGAGAGTTGGCAACTTCGGCCGATTTACTGCTGTTTGTGGTGGATAATGATTTGCGCCGTTCGGAATATGAACCACTACGCAGTTTAGCTGAAATTGGTAAGCGATCGCTCCTCGTTCTCAATAAAACTGATTTATATACAGATGAGGATAAAGAATCGATTCTCGCCCGGTTACGCCAACGAGTGCGGGGATTTATTGCGCCGAATGATGTGGTGGCGATCGCCGGAAATCCCCAACCTGCACAGCTAGAAACTGGCGAAATTTTCCATCCAGAACCAGATATAATTCCCCTTTTGCGGCGCATGGCTGCCATTTTACGGGCTGAAGGTGAAGATTTGGTCGCAGATAACATTCTCCTGCAATCGCTACGGTTAGGAGAAGAAGCACGAAATCTAATTGATGTTCAGCGTCGTCGTCAAGCGGACAAAATAGTTGATCGCTTTCAGTGGATTGGGGCTGGTGTAGTATCAGTTACACCTCTCCCAGTTGTCGATTTATTAGCAACAGCCGCCGTTAATGCTCAAATGGTAGTAGAAATTGGGAGAATATACGGTTGTGAATTGAACATGGAAAGAGGGAAAGAATTAGCTCTTTCTTTAGGCAAAACCATTGCTAGCTTAGGTATAGTTAAAGGCGCAATTCAATTAATATCTACTGCTTTGCAATTTCATGTCGCTACCTTTGTCATTGGTAGAGCAATTCAAGGGGTGACAGTAGCTTATTTAACGCGAATTGCTGGTAAAAGTTTTATTGAATATTTTCGCCATGATCAAGATTGGGGTGATGGTGGAATGACTGAGGTGGTAAAAGAACAATTTAAGCTGAATCGCCGGGATGAATTTATTAAGACTTTTATCCAAGAAGCGATCGCCCGCGTGGTAAAACCTTTAACAAATAACTCGGAAGTGATTGAACAAGATCAAGAAACCGAGAGTTAG
- a CDS encoding rhomboid family intramembrane serine protease, with the protein MIPISDNIRLRRKPIIIYWLIGINIAIFLWQFKLEVSGELGAFINSWGLIPAQISSAVTTAIQVNPAAWVVVFWRSASLFLAMFLHGSFSHILGNLLFLWVFGKTVENLIGHGRFLALYLGAGILTAIAQIILEPSLRIPLIGANGAIAAILGAYLFKFPKVKIDTIVPLLIVYIPVEMPAYFYLFWWFIQQLFYGIGSLNIPPSGVNSASLAYWGQLLGLLMGAAFMRFSLSSHSKQA; encoded by the coding sequence ATGATTCCTATTAGTGATAATATTCGCCTGCGTCGTAAACCAATTATTATTTATTGGCTGATTGGGATTAACATTGCTATTTTCTTATGGCAATTTAAACTAGAAGTTAGTGGAGAATTAGGAGCTTTCATCAATAGTTGGGGTTTGATTCCCGCCCAGATTAGTAGTGCAGTTACAACCGCCATTCAGGTTAATCCAGCCGCTTGGGTAGTGGTTTTTTGGCGTTCAGCATCCCTATTTTTGGCAATGTTTCTCCACGGTAGTTTTAGTCATATTTTAGGAAATCTGCTCTTTTTATGGGTTTTTGGGAAAACTGTCGAAAACTTGATTGGACATGGACGTTTTCTGGCATTATATTTGGGTGCGGGGATTCTGACAGCGATCGCACAAATTATCTTAGAACCGAGTTTGAGAATACCATTGATTGGAGCCAATGGAGCGATCGCCGCAATTTTAGGAGCATACCTATTCAAGTTCCCCAAAGTCAAAATAGACACAATTGTTCCACTGTTAATTGTATACATCCCTGTTGAGATGCCGGCGTATTTTTATCTATTTTGGTGGTTTATACAACAGCTATTTTACGGAATTGGCAGCTTGAACATTCCTCCCTCTGGTGTAAATTCAGCCAGTCTAGCCTACTGGGGGCAACTTCTGGGATTATTGATGGGTGCGGCATTTATGCGATTTAGTTTATCATCCCACAGTAAACAGGCATAA